In Endomicrobiales bacterium, the genomic stretch TTCTTACGGCAAGCTTGCCTGCATTAATCTAGACCCAATAGAAAAAAAGCCGCTAAGGCATTTTTACCCGGGTACAAAAATAATGTCGTTTGGTTCTTTCGGCTGCAATTTTCGTTGCTCATTTTGCCAAAACTGGCAAATATCCCAATGTGATGAATCAACAATGCCCTTGCAAGAGTTATCCTCAGAAGAGGCATCAAAGCTTGCTTTAACGCAAAACTCAATTGGCGCGGCATACACATATAATGAGCCGTTAATAAATTTTGAGTGGGTTTTAGAAACCTCTCAAAAGGTAAAAAATAAAAATGGCAAAAATGTGCTTGTTACAAATGCCTACGCAAACCCTCAGCCACTCGACGACCTTTTAGGTTTTATTGACGCCGCGAATATAGATGTAAAGGCATTCACTGAAAGTTTTTATAGAAAATATTGCGGTGGAAGTTTAACAAAAGTTATAAAAGCGGTTGAAAAATTCGCGCAAAAGTCGGTACATATTGAAATAACAACCCTCTTAATTCCCGGTGAAAATGATTCAGTAGAAGAAATTTCAAAATTGGTTGACTGGCTTGCGGGAATAAATGCCGAAATTCCACTGCACTTTTCTAAGTATTTTCCAAGTTATAAGTTAGAACTTGAGCCAACACCTATGGATGTATTACAAAGAGCTGCCGATATTGCATCAAAAAAATTAAAGTATGTTTATTTGGGGAATGTTTAGTATTTCAGTTTGTAAATTTTGCTAAACCGCGGGGCTATCCTTGCCCCTGCCCACCCTTGGTGAGGTCTAGCCTCGGGCTGACACCCCTGTGATACTTTTCTTTGAATGTCCAAAGTTACACCCAGAGTTTGCAATAGGATGCGGGATTCGACAAACGATACCAATTTTTTTCTTCCTCAAAAAAGTTCGTACGATGTCTATACATCGCTCTCACTTTTTGAGTTGAAAAACTCTCGGCCTCATTCGTCTCGGTCCACACACCTATTGCGAAATCTGGGTTGAAGTAACCAAAAGAAATGCACCCCGATGGCTATTCATTCGTATTTTTTGGCGGCTGCGGAACTCGCCTCGCCACTTTGTGGCGGACTCAAACAGTCCTCGCCGAAAGCTCCAAAAAATGCTCACTCATTGTCAGCCAAAGGGGGAATAAAAGAGCTGCCATTTTGTGATGACAGGAAATAAAACGGAGTAAGTCCCGACAAAGGGGCGGGCGACATAGGAGGAATGATGTCAAAAAACTTTATTTGGTTTTTGGTTGTAATTGTGGTGGGCGCATTGCTTGGGGCTTTTATAGGCAAGTTTATTGCCATAATTATTCCCGCAGGGTCAATAAGAGACCTATTTACCACTGGTATCTCTGCCGGTCTTTCACCGGCAACTCTCAATTTGCAAATAGTAGAATTAACTTTTGGTTGTATGTTTAAGTTAAACATAGCGGCGGTTGTTGGCGTTATTTTAGCAGCATTAATTTTTGTAAAAATAGGAAAATGAATAAATTAATTTTGGCATCTCTATCCCCAAGAAGAAAGGAACTCCTGCGTAAAGCTGGTGTTTCTTTTAG encodes the following:
- the amrS gene encoding AmmeMemoRadiSam system radical SAM enzyme, translating into MKIAKHWLKENGSTRCLLCPHECLIIEGNTGLCRARKNISGELFSLSYGKLACINLDPIEKKPLRHFYPGTKIMSFGSFGCNFRCSFCQNWQISQCDESTMPLQELSSEEASKLALTQNSIGAAYTYNEPLINFEWVLETSQKVKNKNGKNVLVTNAYANPQPLDDLLGFIDAANIDVKAFTESFYRKYCGGSLTKVIKAVEKFAQKSVHIEITTLLIPGENDSVEEISKLVDWLAGINAEIPLHFSKYFPSYKLELEPTPMDVLQRAADIASKKLKYVYLGNV
- a CDS encoding DUF4321 domain-containing protein, producing MSKNFIWFLVVIVVGALLGAFIGKFIAIIIPAGSIRDLFTTGISAGLSPATLNLQIVELTFGCMFKLNIAAVVGVILAALIFVKIGK